ATGTTGTTCAAAATTGTATAATTCCTGATGACGGCTTTGAGAGAGAACGATTAGTTGTTCTAGAAGAAATTCGCCGTTCTGATGATAATCCCCGCCGTCGGACGTTTCAACGTGCTATGCAAACAGCATTTGAGTGCTTACCATATCGTCGTCCTGTTATTGGTCCAGCAGAAGTTATTTCTCAGTTAACACCCCAGCAGATGCGCGACTTTCATCAGACATGGTACCAACCACGCTCAATGACAGCAGTTGCAGTCGGTAATTTACCTGTAGAAAAACTGATTGAAGTGATTAGTGATAGTGTCCAAACAAACACTTCACAATCCATACCTCAGAAATATAGCCCTACAAATACTTCTGAGTCACCCTTTACAGAAATCGTCCGCCATGAATATGTAGATGAAAGTTTGCAGCAAGCACGCTTAGTTATGGTATGGCGAGTTCCAGGTTTGATACAAATGGAGCAAACTTATGCTTTGGATGTACTAGCGGCAATTTTAGGACACGGTCGCACTTCACGGCTAGTGCGCGAACTAAGAGAAGAGAAAGGATTAGTTTCTCAGATATCTGTCAGTAACATGACGCAACAACTTCAGGGCGTCTTTTATATCTCTGCTGCACTACCTATAGAAAATATCCCTGTTGTGGAAGCAGCGATCGCCCAACACATTCAAACAATTCAAACTCAACCTGTCCAAGAATCAGAAATTGCCCGCATTCGTACTCAAGTTGCAAATCGCTTTATTTTCGGCAACGAAACCCCCAGCGATCGCGCTAGTCTCTATGGCTACTATCACTCGATGGTTGGCGATTTAGAGCCTGCTTTTGAGTATCCAACTAAAATTCAAAGAGTAGATGCTACTGATATAGTTGCTGCAGCGCAACAGCATCTATCAGCAAATGCTTATGGAGTTGTTATTCACAAACCAGCATGAATTGGTTAGAAATTGCCCAGAATATAAGCAGAGTAACGGGAAAAGCATTTCTTGTCAATCAAACAC
Above is a genomic segment from Gloeocapsopsis sp. IPPAS B-1203 containing:
- a CDS encoding pitrilysin family protein, producing the protein MTSTVLIPRLNAPTLRRLPNGLTIIAEQMPIEAVNLSLWVNVGSAVESDAINGMAHFLEHMVFKGTQRLCSGEFERLIEERGAVTNAATSQDYTHYYITTAPKDFAQLAPLQIDVVQNCIIPDDGFERERLVVLEEIRRSDDNPRRRTFQRAMQTAFECLPYRRPVIGPAEVISQLTPQQMRDFHQTWYQPRSMTAVAVGNLPVEKLIEVISDSVQTNTSQSIPQKYSPTNTSESPFTEIVRHEYVDESLQQARLVMVWRVPGLIQMEQTYALDVLAAILGHGRTSRLVRELREEKGLVSQISVSNMTQQLQGVFYISAALPIENIPVVEAAIAQHIQTIQTQPVQESEIARIRTQVANRFIFGNETPSDRASLYGYYHSMVGDLEPAFEYPTKIQRVDATDIVAAAQQHLSANAYGVVIHKPA